From one Cyanobacterium stanieri PCC 7202 genomic stretch:
- a CDS encoding blue (type 1) copper domain protein (PFAM: Copper binding proteins, plastocyanin/azurin family~InterPro IPR002355:IPR000923~KEGG: pna:Pnap_1326 nitrite reductase, copper-containing~PFAM: blue (type 1) copper domain protein~SPTR: Nitrite reductase), whose amino-acid sequence MFRKKKIFTPLLAVVAMTGLAACQTELEAPNDALLGDGAIEEDVMLDTQPSISIAMNAEGREFSLDGDDEANPTLVVSQGSTVEVTLCSAGGTHNWVVDDLGISTAEVSDDGDCDTIEFTADQVGEFEYYCSVGNHREEGMVGTLVVE is encoded by the coding sequence ATGTTTAGAAAGAAAAAAATATTCACCCCTTTATTAGCAGTAGTTGCCATGACTGGTTTAGCCGCTTGTCAAACAGAATTAGAAGCGCCAAATGATGCCCTTTTAGGGGATGGTGCCATTGAGGAAGACGTTATGCTTGACACTCAACCCAGTATTTCCATCGCCATGAATGCTGAAGGTAGGGAATTCTCCCTCGATGGGGATGATGAAGCAAACCCCACTTTGGTAGTTTCCCAAGGCTCTACCGTAGAAGTAACTTTGTGTAGTGCAGGGGGTACCCATAACTGGGTGGTAGATGATTTAGGTATTTCTACTGCCGAGGTAAGCGATGACGGAGATTGTGACACCATCGAATTTACCGCTGATCAAGTGGGTGAGTTTGAATATTATTGTAGTGTAGGCAACCATAGAGAAGAAGGTATGGTTGGAACTCTGGTAGTGGAGTAA
- a CDS encoding PUCC protein (PFAM: PUCC protein~InterPro IPR004896~KEGG: cyc:PCC7424_0658 PucC protein~PFAM: PUCC protein~SPTR: PUCC protein) — MTTNNYQPTEIDDGISTPPELNIFTILRLGLFNLGVGLMAVLTLAVLNRVMITELAIPASIAAGTLALSQLVAPIRVWLGQLSDGKKIFGFHRTGYIRTGIVMAGVTILIAVQLVWILGTNIEVNGGWQWNPVTIGTSVGLGIIFILHGVALSASSTPFTALLVDISEEETRSKIVAIIWSMLMVGIVIGGITGNVFLGSLAVGETEENPLISVADLQTPINMLFLFVAGVVVILALVGTWNIEKKYSRFHLRASNEARQENIGLRQALKVLTSSRQTAIFFFFLMMVTISLFMQESVLEPYGGDVFGMGIGETTLLNSFWGVGILLGYSATGFLVIPRIGKKNTTRIGCVLVAACFLLIIFAGLTQNEEILKATMVLFGIAAGITTIGSLSLMLDLTVAETAGTFVGAWGLSQAMARGIAIALGGWVLDIGKLIFGSNLWLAYSTVFFSEALVALTAIVLLNKVNIKEFKESTRKATELVMEGDLD; from the coding sequence ATGACCACAAATAATTATCAACCCACAGAAATCGATGACGGTATCTCAACACCACCCGAATTGAATATATTTACCATCCTCCGATTAGGCTTATTCAATCTCGGAGTCGGTTTAATGGCAGTCTTAACCCTTGCCGTCTTAAACCGAGTCATGATTACCGAACTCGCCATTCCTGCCAGTATTGCCGCTGGAACCCTTGCCCTATCTCAACTTGTCGCTCCCATCAGGGTATGGTTAGGGCAACTCTCAGACGGTAAAAAAATATTTGGTTTTCATCGCACAGGCTACATCCGCACAGGAATCGTCATGGCAGGAGTAACAATTCTTATCGCCGTGCAGTTAGTGTGGATTTTGGGAACTAACATAGAAGTTAATGGTGGTTGGCAATGGAATCCTGTCACTATCGGCACCTCTGTAGGTTTAGGAATTATTTTCATTCTCCATGGTGTTGCCCTTAGTGCTAGTTCAACCCCTTTCACAGCCTTATTAGTAGATATTTCTGAGGAAGAAACTCGCTCGAAAATTGTTGCTATCATTTGGTCAATGTTAATGGTTGGTATCGTCATTGGCGGTATTACGGGCAATGTATTTTTAGGAAGCCTTGCGGTGGGTGAAACGGAAGAAAACCCCTTAATCTCCGTGGCGGATTTACAAACCCCCATTAATATGCTGTTTCTTTTTGTTGCGGGAGTAGTTGTTATCCTTGCCTTGGTTGGTACTTGGAATATCGAAAAAAAATATTCTCGTTTCCATCTGCGCGCTAGTAACGAAGCAAGACAGGAAAATATCGGTTTGCGTCAAGCCCTCAAGGTGTTAACTTCTTCCCGTCAAACAGCTATCTTTTTCTTTTTCTTGATGATGGTAACCATCAGTTTATTCATGCAAGAGTCAGTGTTAGAACCCTATGGGGGGGATGTATTTGGCATGGGCATTGGCGAAACCACCCTGCTAAACTCTTTTTGGGGGGTAGGAATTTTGTTGGGTTATAGTGCCACGGGATTTTTAGTAATTCCCCGTATCGGTAAGAAAAACACCACGAGAATCGGTTGTGTATTGGTAGCGGCTTGTTTCCTACTAATTATTTTTGCTGGACTAACTCAAAATGAGGAAATTCTTAAAGCTACTATGGTATTATTTGGTATCGCCGCAGGAATTACCACCATCGGCTCTTTGAGTCTTATGTTAGATTTAACGGTAGCTGAAACAGCAGGAACTTTCGTTGGTGCATGGGGTTTATCTCAAGCTATGGCGAGGGGAATTGCCATTGCCCTTGGGGGTTGGGTTTTAGATATTGGTAAATTAATATTTGGCTCAAACCTATGGTTAGCCTATAGTACCGTGTTTTTCTCTGAGGCATTAGTGGCATTGACTGCCATTGTTTTACTCAACAAGGTAAACATCAAAGAATTTAAAGAGTCTACCCGCAAAGCCACCGAATTAGTCATGGAAGGAGATTTGGACTAG